One Clostridia bacterium genomic window carries:
- a CDS encoding response regulator transcription factor, which translates to MKIAICEDSKTDLKMIRERLEKTSLPKDTEWSMFTDGKALLNSFETGEKFDMVFLDVDMPGLNGIEIGNRIYEMDKKTIIIFISNYPQFAIEAFDCNAFHYLLKTDPNEKIENVIRGALAFYKNSHADYVARGNDGALRIPIADICYIESF; encoded by the coding sequence TTGAAAATTGCGATTTGTGAAGACAGTAAAACTGACTTGAAAATGATACGGGAGCGTCTGGAAAAAACATCCTTGCCCAAGGATACGGAATGGAGTATGTTCACAGACGGCAAGGCTTTGCTGAATTCTTTTGAGACGGGCGAAAAATTTGATATGGTGTTTTTGGATGTGGACATGCCCGGGCTTAACGGCATTGAAATCGGAAACCGTATTTATGAAATGGATAAAAAAACGATTATTATTTTTATTTCCAATTATCCGCAGTTTGCTATTGAAGCATTTGACTGCAATGCATTTCATTATTTGTTAAAGACGGACCCGAATGAAAAAATTGAAAACGTTATCCGCGGAGCGCTTGCGTTTTATAAGAATTCTCACGCGGATTATGTGGCAAGAGGGAATGACGGTGCTTTGCGTATTCCCATAGCGGATATTTGTTATATTGAAAGCTTTTAG
- a CDS encoding LytTR family transcriptional regulator DNA-binding domain-containing protein — translation MTEKIDVQDSLKNALRVMSVHGFYQTHKGIIVNLNHIMRFRREGVLMRNGDMVVVSVRKRTEVRRVFSEYIERMV, via the coding sequence ATGACTGAAAAAATTGATGTGCAGGATTCTTTGAAAAACGCCTTGCGTGTAATGTCTGTTCATGGATTCTATCAGACCCATAAAGGCATAATTGTAAATCTGAATCATATTATGAGATTCCGCCGGGAAGGCGTTTTGATGCGTAACGGCGATATGGTGGTTGTAAGTGTACGGAAACGCACAGAGGTCAGAAGAGTATTTTCTGAGTATATTGAAAGGATGGTTTAA